CGCCGTCGGTGCCGCCCGCGACCGGGGACGGCGGGCCCTGTCCGCCCGCCTGCGCCACGAGGACGCCGAGGTGGCGGGGCTGCGCCGGGCCGTCCGGACCCTCTCGCCCGCGTCGACGCTCGAGCGCGGGTACGCCGTGCTCACCGACGCGGCGGGCCACGTGGTGCGCGACCCGGCGGAGGTCGCGCCGGGCACGCGGCTGCTCGCCCGCGTCGCGGGGGGCGGCCTCGAGGTCGACGCCGTGGGGCCGGCGGGCCCCGGCGCGGACCGCGCGGCCGCCGGGGCGTCGGCCGACGGCCCGCCCGCCGTCGCCCCGCGGGCCCGGTCACGCCGCGCGCCGGCTCCCCCGGCCGCCCGGGAGGCGCCGGGCACGACCGCGGCGCCGGCCCCGGCGCCCGCCCCGCCCACGCCCCCGGCGCCGTCCCCGAGCGCGCCCGACGACGACCCGGGCGCCCCGCCCTATTGACGGGCGGCCGACCGGTGGCGTCCGTGCCCCCGCCTACCCTGGCGGCATGGCCGAGCCCTCCGCCCCCGCCCCCTCCCCCGCCGCGCTGGGCTACGAGGAGGCCCGCGACGAGCTCGTCCGTGTCGTCACCGCGCTCGAGGCCGGCGGGGCGCCGCTCGAGCGCTCGCTCGAGCTGTGGGAGCGCGGCGAGGCCCTGGCCACCCGGTGCGAGGAGCTGCTCGACGGCGCCCGCGAGCGGCTCGACGCGGCCGTCGAGGCCCGCGGCGGCGACCGGGACGCCTGAGGTCGTGGCCGTCGCGACGGGAGGCACGGCCGTCGGCGAGGTGCCCGCCCTCAAGGAGTGGGGCGCCGTCGCCCACGCGCTGCTGGCGGGCCGGCAGTGCCTCCTGCTCCGCAAGGGCGGCATCCACGAACGCCGTTTCGTCGTCGGCGCCCCGCGTCCCGTGCTCTTCCCCACCGTGGCGCACAGCCACGCCGAGGACGTGCGGCCCGAGCACCACGACCTCCTGGCGCCC
The genomic region above belongs to Pseudokineococcus lusitanus and contains:
- a CDS encoding exodeoxyribonuclease VII small subunit, with amino-acid sequence MAEPSAPAPSPAALGYEEARDELVRVVTALEAGGAPLERSLELWERGEALATRCEELLDGARERLDAAVEARGGDRDA